Proteins encoded by one window of Yamadazyma tenuis chromosome 2, complete sequence:
- the ERB1 gene encoding Ribosome biogenesis protein erb1 (COG:A; EggNog:ENOG503NU5U; BUSCO:EOG092612LP), protein MAKRDLIESDDEEFEVNGLLDSGESDNEEVEASEDEVEEGDTVYHSAEEDQSGEEDGEQDNEHEEDDDDEEDSDAEFNELLGSEDDVSVASSDFSDEPKEFIDNKLSTISDEILTKYSDGKPRIIKPEIDPVYDSDDSDHDNFNTIGNIPISAYEEMPHIGYDINGKRIMRPAKGSALDSLLESIELPEGWTGLLDQNTGTSLKLTSEELELIKKIQNNENVDDNIDPYAPTIEWFTSQQEIMPLTAVPEPKRRFVPSKHEAKRVMKIVRAIREGRIIPPSKVKEMKEQEEEAKQFDLWEDEVEVQDHIMNLRAPKMLPPSHEESYNPPEEYLFTEEELKQWEENPEERTTNFVPQKYTSLRRVPAYQENIRERFERSLDLYLAPRVRHHKLNIDPESLIPELPSPKDLRPFPIKCSTIFEGHLARIRTLSIHPNGYWLATGSDDGTVRVWEILTGREVFKVEFEKDDEDNIEDIEWNPDSSLGLLGVTVGENIYLIVPPIFGFDIENMSKLRIESGWGYDKFGNNKDTKLGLQEVDDDDNEKVKRKEICKWYPPNDKQKQQGISVVIQCQKAVKKISWHRKGDYFVTVSPDGRNNAVVIHQISKHLSQSPFRKSKGIVSDCKFHPFKPQLFVAYQRTIKIYDLGQQVLIKKLMPGARWLSTIDIHPRGDNLLASSYDKRVLWHDLDLSNTPYKTLRYHNKAVRSIVFHKSNLPLFASASDDGIIHVFHGTVYDDLMTNPLLVPLKKLSGHKVVNSLGVLDLIWHPKEPWLFSAGADGTARLWTT, encoded by the coding sequence ATGGCCAAGAGAGATTTAATAGAAAGCGACGACGAAGAGTTCGAAGTGAATGGGTTGCTCGATTCCGGAGAAAGTGacaatgaagaagttgaagccTCTGAGGACGAAGTGGAAGAAGGTGATACTGTGTACCATTctgcagaagaagatcagTCTGGTGAGGAAGATGGTGAGCAAGACAACGAGcacgaagaagacgatgatgacgaagaggaTTCGGACGCCGAGTTCAACGAGCTTCTTGGAAGCGAGGATGACGTGAGCGTAGCATCATCAGACTTTTCTGACGAACCCAAAGAATTCATAGATAACAAGTTGTCTACCATATCCGATGAGATCCTCACCAAATACTCTGATGGAAAACCTCGAATCATTAAACCCGAAATAGACCCTGTCTATGACAGTGACGATAGTGACCatgacaacttcaacaccatcGGAAACATCCCTATATCTGCATACGAAGAGATGCCTCATATTGGTTATGATATCAACGGGAAGAGAATCATGAGACCTGCAAAAGGCTCTGCCCTTGACCTGTTGTTGGAAAGTATTGAATTGCCAGAAGGATGGACTGGTTTGTTGGATCAAAACACTGGTACCTCGTTAAAGCTTACTTCcgaagagttggagttgatcaaaaagatTCAGAACAATGAGAATGTTGATGACAATATCGACCCGTACGCTCCCACCATCGAATGGTTCACGAGCCAACAAGAGATTATGCCATTGACTGCCGTTCCTGAgccaaagagaagattCGTTCCCTCTAAACATGAAGCCAAGAGAGTCATGAAGATTGTTAGAGCCATCAGAGAAGGTAGAATCATTCCTCCTTCCAAGGTCAAAGAGATGAAagagcaagaagaagaggctAAACAGTTTGATTTGTGGGAAGATGAAGTGGAAGTGCAGGATCACATTATGAACTTGAGAGCTCCAAAGATGTTGCCTCCATCCCATGAAGAAAGTTATAATCCTCCAGAAGAATACTTGTtcactgaagaagagttgaaacaATGGGAAGAAAACCCAGAAGAGAGAACCACAAACTTTGTTCCTCAGAAGTACACCTCATTAAGAAGAGTACCAGCCTATCAAGAAAACATCAGAGAAAGATTCGAAAGATCCTTGGACTTATACTTGGCCCCTAGAGTTCGTCATCATAAATTAAACATTGATCCAGAATCGTTGATTCCCGAATTGCCTTCTCCAAAAGACTTGAGACCTTTCCCTATCAAATGCTCCACTATCTTTGAAGGTCACTTAGCCAGAATAAGAACGTTATCTATTCATCCAAACGGATATTGGTTGGCTACTGGTAGTGACGATGGTACCGTGAGAGTATGGGAAATCTTGACTGGGAGAGAAGTGTTTAAGGTCGAATTTGAAaaggatgatgaagataataTTGAAGACATCGAGTGGAATCCTGATTCCAGCTTAGGTTTATTGGGTGTTACTGTTGGAGAAAATATCTACTTGATTGTTCCTCCAATCTTTGGCTTCGATATTGAAAACATGAGTAAATTGAGAATCGAAAGTGGATGGGGTTACGATAAATTTGGAAACAACAAGGACACCAAGTTGGGAttacaagaagttgatgacgatgataATGAGAAGGTAAAGCGTAAAGAAATATGTAAATGGTATCCACCAAATGATAAACAGAAACAACAGGGAATCAGTGTGGTGATCCAGTGCCAAAAGGCTGTGAAAAAGATTTCCTGGCACAGAAAGGGAGACTACTTTGTGACAGTCTCTCCCGACGGAAGAAACAATGCGGTAGTAATCCACCAAATCTCCAAGCATTTGTCACAATCTCCATTCAGAAAGTCTAAGGGTATAGTAAGTGACTGTAAGTTTCATCCTTTCAAACCTCAGTTATTTGTTGCCTATCAGAGAACCATTAAGATATATGACTTGGGACAACAAGTGCTTAttaagaagttgatgcCGGGAGCCAGATGGTTATCCACAATTGACATTCATCCAAGGGGtgacaacttgttggcatCTTCGTATGATAAAAGAGTATTATGGCatgacttggatttgagCAACACCCCTTACAAGACCTTGAGATACCATAATAAAGCCGTAAGAAGCATTGTGTTCCACAAGTCTAATCTTCCATTGTTTGCCAGTGCATCCGACGATGGTATCATTCATGTGTTTCATGGAACCGTTTATGATGACTTGATGACCAACCCATTATTAGTGcctttgaaaaaattaTCTGGTCACAAGGTGGTCAATAGTTTGGGtgttttggacttgatctGGCATCCTAAGGAGCCATGGTTGTTCAGTGCCGGTGCCGATGGAACTGCTCGTTTATGGACTACATAG
- a CDS encoding nudix hydrolase superfamily protein (EggNog:ENOG503P9KY; COG:L), with the protein MTVPLYKYTLGFIECKETDTILFLNREKPPHMGKWNGVGGKLEPGESSLECIIRETKEETGLVIDNYISRGVLRWFNKEEDLGGVYLFTGSVSKEVCNNYKTQSTREGILEFKKRQWVLHPQNVGVVDNIKMIYEEMEQANEHNVFVAQYDGLTFLKGYKLK; encoded by the coding sequence ATGACTGTTCCTCTCTATAAATACACCCTTGGCTTCATTGAATGCAAAGAAACAGATACTATTCTCTTCCTCAACCGCGAGAAACCTCCACACATGGGAAAGTGGAATGGTGTTGGCGGCAAGCTAGAACCAGGTGAGTCCTCCTTGGAGTGTATTATCCgagaaaccaaagaagagacGGGTCTCGTTATAGACAATTATATATCAAGAGGAGTTTTAAGATGGTTCAACAAAGAGGAGGACTTAGGAGGTGTGTACTTGTTCACCGGAAGTGTTCTGAAAGAGGTTTGCAACAACTACAAAACCCAGTCTACTAGAGAAGGTATattggagttcaagaagaggCAATGGGTATTACATCCTCAGAATGTTGGAGTTGTGGATAACATCAAAATGATCTATGAAGAAATGGAGCAGGCCAATGAGCACAATGTTTTTGTCGCTCAGTACGATGGCCTAACCTTCTTGAAAGGgtacaagttgaaataG
- the POR1 gene encoding Mitochondrial porin (BUSCO:EOG09263OXI; EggNog:ENOG503NXEA; COG:P) codes for MSIPFSDIQKPTNDLLGRDFYHLSQGAVDVKSVAPNGVAFTVKGKTAKDNSIAASIESKYTDKASGLTLTQGWNNSNSLDSKIEISELLTPGLKTELITNLIPNGSRNAKLNFYYQHSLINTRLFFDLLKGPLATADFTINQDGFVAGGELGYDITSAKVNKYNAGLGYKGPLYSIGLTATSNLTVFSAAYYHKISPLVEAGAKATWDSVKSSNVNVEFATKYQLDSSSFLKAKISDSGLTALSYSQKLNPGVTLGLGASFDALKLSEPVHKLGFSLSFAA; via the coding sequence ATGTCAATTCCATTCAGCGATATCCAAAAACCTACCAACGACTTGTTGGGAAGAGACTTCTACCACTTATCCCAAGGTGCCGTTGATGTTAAGTCCGTTGCTCCAAACGGCGTAGCTTTCACCGTTAAGGGTAAGACCGCTAAGGACAACTCAATTGCTGCTTCCATTGAATCCAAGTACACCGACAAGGCCTCTGGATTGACTTTGACCCAGGGATGgaacaactccaactcgttgGACTCCAAGATCGAAATCTCCGAATTGTTGACTCCAGGCTTGAAGACCGAAttgatcaccaacttgattcctAACGGATCTAGAAAcgccaagttgaacttctaCTACCAACACtcgttgatcaacaccagATTGTTCTtcgacttgttgaagggACCATTGGCCACCGCTgacttcaccatcaaccaaGATGGCTTTGTTGCCGGAGGTGAATTGGGCTACGATATCACCAGCGCCAaggtcaacaagtacaacgCTGGATTGGGATACAAGGGTCCTTTGTACTCCATCGGATTGACtgccacctccaacttgaccGTGTTCTCTGCTGCTTACTACCACAAGATCTCTCCTTTGGTTGAAGCTGGTGCCAAGGCCACCTGGGACTCCGTCAAGTCTTCTAACGTCAACGTTGAATTCGCCACCAAGTACCAGTTGgactcttcaagtttcttgaagGCCAAGATCTCCGACTCTGGTTTGACTGCTTTGTCTTACTCCCAAAAATTGAACCCTGGTGTTACCTTGGGTTTGGGAGCCTCTTTCGATGCTCTTAAGTTGTCCGAGCCAGTTCACAAATTGGGCTTCTCCTTGTCTTTTGCTGCTTAA
- the CTK2 gene encoding RNA polymerase II C-terminal domain kinase beta subunit (EggNog:ENOG503NXPS; COG:D) — protein sequence MQSSTTADKPSLLEISRPYLSPNELSYLHSLTIADDKKILYNQRKHQIFQYLFHIIKILKFPIRVLSTAMVYYQKYYLFNEFNDSSEDFTDLEKNMENDPYSIALTSLFLASKNEDCIKKLRDIQAVANKLRDLNDDANYLELQRKILLLIEFKLLQVLKFNFNNNSLIVPSLDNLVVHFAKIKKLSYEKTFFSWLVCFDLMSTPVNLMLPPHCIALGVVIVATNLDTSELSITEEHIDVPVNKQSTSMNNANTKPNIKTTDFNCPELLVNESIIYILDYYVHQYGFSVLKEYLPAINKKLGKEQIFQFMNLKSKFNKLKLINEISCSKNLLPKDNYLRIWDYTTGMKGTARFMLGNKRRRFTKELDSSPSS from the coding sequence ATGCAGTCATCTACAACTGCAGATAAACCGTCGCTACTCGAGATATCAAGACCGTACCTATCACCAAATGAGTTGTCGTATCTTCATTCCTTGACCATCGCTGATGACAAAAAGATCTTGTACAACCAACGGAAACACCAGATCTTCCAGTATCTTTTCCATATCATAAAGATATTGAAGTTCCCCATCCGGGTGTTGAGTACGGCCATGGTATATTATCAGAAGTACTACTTgttcaacgagttcaacGACTCGTCCGAAGATTTCACtgacttggagaaaaaTATGGAGAATGACCCTTACTCCATCGCATTGACGTCTTTATTTCTTGCAAGCAAGAACGAAGATTGTATTAAAAAACTCAGAGACATTCAGGCGGTTGCTAACAAGTTAAGGGACTTGAACGATGATGCCAACTACTTGGAGTTGCAGAGGAAAATCTTACTCTTGATCGAGTTCAAGCTATTACAAGTTTTGAAatttaacttcaacaataactCGTTGATAGTTCCTTCGTTGGATAACCTAGTGGTCCACTTTGCCAAAATAAAGAAGTTGAGCTATGAGAAGACCTTCTTCAGCTGGCTTGTATGCTTTGATTTGATGTCGACACCGGTGAATTTGATGTTACCTCCTCATTGTATTGCATTGGGAGTGGTAATAGTGGCAACCAATTTGGATACTTCCGAGTTGTCGATCACCGAAGAACATATTGATGTTCCTGTGAACAAGCAGAGTACCAGTATGAACAACGCTAATACTAAACCAAATATCAAAACCACAGATTTCAACTGTCCCGAACTTCTAGTCAATGAGTCCATAATCTATATACTAGACTATTACGTACACCAGTACGGGTTTTCGGTGTTGAAAGAGTACTTGCCAGCCAtaaacaagaagttgggcAAAGAACAAATCTTCCAGTTCATGAACTtaaagtccaagttcaacaagttgaagcttATAAACGAGATTTCATGctccaagaacttgttgcCCAAAGACAACTACCTCAGGATATGGGACTACACCACGGGAATGAAGGGAACGGCTCGGTTCATGCTAGGTAACAAAAGGAGAAGATTCACCAAAGAGCTAGACCTGAGCCCCTCTTCCTAG
- the MAD2 gene encoding Mitotic spindle checkpoint component mad2 (EggNog:ENOG503NXDB; BUSCO:EOG09264BJC; COG:D,Z), with protein sequence MADSKLALKGSSKIVCDYFEFSINNILFQRGIYPADDFQTVKKYDLPLLVTIDEDIKNYINQFLSQIKRWVYGTKLQKLILVIIDKQTAEPVERWEFNLEVVEGDNQSEKSRDAIKKEIQAIIRQITSSATYLPVLDGEFTFNILVYTEQDVNNIPSEWCDTQDEKLGDQFESVDFSTFKTSLHSIGTKVSYKID encoded by the coding sequence ATGGCAGACTCGAAATTGGCATTGAAAGGGTCGAGCAAGATTGTGTGTGACTACTTCGAgttctccatcaacaacatcctTTTCCAACGAGGAATCTACCCAGCTGATGACTTTCAGACTGTTAAGAAGTACGATTTACCCTTGCTAGTCACCATCGATGAGGATATCAAGAACTACATTAACCAGTTCTTATCACAGATTAAGCGGTGGGTATACGGCACTAAGTTAcagaagttgattttggtgataataGACAAACAGACGGCTGAGCCGGTTGAACGGTGGGAGTTCAATTTAGAGGTGGTGGAAGGAGATAACCAATCGGAGAAATCTCGAGACGCAATAAAGAAAGAAATCCAGGCCATTATACGACAGATCACTAGCTCGGCTACTTATTTACCAGTGTTGGATGGAGagttcaccttcaacatATTGGTTTACACCGAACAAGATGTGAATAACATTCCCAGCGAATGGTGCGATACtcaagatgaaaagttgggGGACCAATTCGAGTCTGTGGATTTCAGTACGTTCAAGACCAGCCTTCATTCGATTGGCACCAAGGTTAGTTACAAGATCGATTAG
- the BET4 gene encoding Rab geranylgeranyltransferase (COG:O; EggNog:ENOG503NYGW), producing MFHNVKREKLNQEARVAKIEKDKPKIESYLSLQSLVFEARQNHQYTVESLNKTTDLLMINPEFYTIWNIRRETLLELFAQKQLDKVKTLEDDLKMIMVLFRRFPKCYWIYNHRLWCLRCLGQSANWQVELAIVSKLLSVDQRNFHGWHLRRIVVHNYEVQTPKTPQELLSIYIKEFEFTTSKVNQNISNFSAWHNRSKLIPKIYKYYQEVDSEFIDQAEDLNKYTQVFSSRLSLLQHEIKLINTGMYVDVDDTSVWLYLYWLLSDEFFTEHLDKQVYQRTLEEQLEIIRELNELEKDDNGKDNCWCLKTMILIKCLLANVHNNNSAPSDLLTDEIKSFLEILADIDPLRKGKYLDQLHGKAELLY from the exons ATG TTCCATAATGTGAAGCGAGAGAAGCTCAACCAGGAGGCAAGAGTAGCCAAAATCGAAAAGGACAAGCCCAAGATAGAATCGTACTTGAGTCTTCAGTCGCTTGTGTTCGAAGCCAGGCAAAATCACCAGTACACGGTGGAGTCATTGAATAAAACAAcagacttgttgatgataaacCCTGAATTTTACACAATATGGAACATCAGAAGAGAGACATTGTTGGAGCTTTTTGCTCAGAAACAATTGGATAAAGTCAAAACCCTTGAGgatgacttgaagatgatcaTGGTGTTATTCAGGAGGTTTCCTAAATGCTATTGGATATATAATCACAGACTATGGTGCTTGAGGTGTTTGGGTCAGAGCGCCAATTGGCAGGTGGAGTTGGCCATTGTGTCCAAATTGCTAAGTGTTGACCAGAGGAATTTCCATGGTTGGCACTTGAGGAGAATCGTGGTGCACAACTACGAAGTGCAAACCCCCAAGACCCCACAAGAACTATTGTCTATCTACATCAAAGAGTTCGAATTCACTACCTCCAAAGTGAACCAAAACATATCGAACTTTTCTGCATGGCACAACCGATCCAAGTTGATCCCCAAGATATACAAGTACTATCAGGAAGTTGACAGTGAATTCATCGACCAAGCGGAGGATTTGAACAAATACACCCAGGTGTTTCTGAGCCGATTGTCCTTGTTACAGCACgagatcaagttgattaaCACGGGAATGTATGTGGATGTGGACGACACATCTGTGTGGCTCTACTTATATTGGCTTCTCAGCGATGAATTTTTCACTGAGCACTTGGATAAGCAAGTGTATCAAAGGACTCTAGAGGAGCAGTTGGAAATAATCAGAGAGCTCAACGAGTTAGAGAAAGATGACAATGGGAAAGACAACTGCTGGTGTTTGAAAACTATgatcttgatcaaatgtCTTTTAGCCAATGTGCACAATAACAATTCAGCTCCACTGGATCTTCTCACAGACGAAATTAAGTCTTTTCTTGAGATATTGGCTGATATAGACCCGTTGAGAAAAGGTAAGTACCTTGACCAACTTCACGGGAAGGCCGAGCTTTTATACTAA
- the NOP9 gene encoding Nucleolar protein 9 (COG:A; BUSCO:EOG09261BPJ; EggNog:ENOG503NV20), giving the protein MGSTKIRGRRTQKKAQEENSKDLGGVGFFIDEAPPLKEKSEETTTDQAPSDVQAVKPTFFGLVDSSEIDYFKQAESTLNINAFDSDEERDAFVRSVLEECKGKELKLVTNQICSKLMERLLLIGTDRQAKHIFKNFSGHLASLAHHKYSSHVLETLLVRITSIIEKELIGDEHEEDTEEEEDPEIDQVTTEQLFLKMMNEFHPHIQQMMEHQYASHVLRLVILIASGKELPSSTVSNSTLRSKKSKIARKMIEIKDNEIFNRAFQVPPSFKDEVKKICKAIVEGQDITRMRQLSIHKIASPVIQLLLQVEGIVDKDRAIWHSIFLKEKDGQDSKEEAYVEYLLSDPVGSHFLESLIKNTGVRMKYIERLYKLYMKERVLKLAKRSNTGVFIIQALMFKLKPGEVQYILDQIIPELSSLISISENQNLELSTKVIDASIQNKNYRRDEIIEQLFNKFAPNYDFKEPDDVANAELLENILQLTKSTLGNTRDDWPTAEERRRSLLLEKFMQYDYSFVICVWYNFLALPVERFLQMCTHGVFSHVVENSLTVLPASITEPKPTSILRKRFLNLFQSHIVRLSINSYGSHIVDKLWHFTILLNMYKDRIGSELQADSHKVKESKYGKLVWKNWSMELFMRKKYDWKTLIKEQEQQYYSETGQDNQDQETRIKKPIELKLEKMHKEKLGREANGLKSKNAYEERQNKKRKF; this is encoded by the coding sequence ATGGGAAGCACTAAAAtcagaggaagaagaacacaGAAAAAGgcccaagaagaaaattcCAAGGACCTTGGTGGCGTGGGATtctttattgatgaagctcCACCTCTCAAGGAAAAGAGTGAAGAAACTACCACTGACCAGGCACCATCTGATGTGCAGGCTGTGAAGCCCACCTTTTTTGGTTTAGTGGATTCAAGTGAAATCGACTACTTCAAACAGGCTGAAAGCACCCTCAATATCAATGCCTTCGATCtggatgaagaaagagatGCCTTTGTCAGAtctgttttggaagaatgTAAGGGAAAAGAATTAAAATTGGTTACCAATCAAATCTGCTCCAAGTTAATGGAGAGACTTCTTTTAATTGGGACCGACAGGCAAGCCAAAcacattttcaagaatttctCGGGACACCTTGCATCATTGGCTCACCATAAATACTCTTCTCACGTGTTGGAGACTTTGTTAGTCAGAATAACCTCAATTATCGAAAAAGAGCTCATCGGAGACGAACACGAAGAAGATactgaggaagaagaagacccTGAAATCGACCAGGTGACAACTGAAcagttgtttttgaagatgatgaatgAGTTCCATCCACATATCCAACAGATGATGGAACACCAATATGCATCTCATGTTTTACGACTTGTTATATTAATTGCCAGTGGAAAAGAACTCCCATCATCTACTGTTTCCAACTCTACCTTGAGatccaaaaagtccaagattGCCCGTAAAATGATAGAGATCAAAGACAATGAGATCTTCAACCGGGCATTCCAAGTTCCTccttctttcaaagacgAAGTCAAAAAGATTTGTAAAGCCATAGTAGAGGGTCAAGATATTACCAGAATGAGACAATTGTCCATCCATAAAATTGCATCACCAGTTATTCAGTTGTTGCTTCAAGTCGAAGGAATAGTCGACAAAGACAGAGCTATATGGCATTCCATATTCTTAAAAGAGAAGGATGGACAAgactccaaagaagaagcttatGTCGAGTACTTGTTGTCTGATCCTGTTGGTTCTCACTTCTTGGAGagcttgatcaaaaatACTGGTGTTAGAATGAAGTACATTGAGCGGTTGTACAAGTTGTACATGAAAGAAAgagtgttgaagttggccaagaGATCTAACACTGGTGTGTTTATTATTCAAGCcttgatgttcaagttgaagccAGGTGAAGTTCAGTATATTTTGGACCAAATAATCCCCGAATTATCGAGTTTAATTTCGATTTCTGAAAACCAGAACTTGGAGCTAAGCACCAAGGTCATCGATGCTTCAATTCAAAATAAGAACTACAGAAGAGATGAGATCATAGAAcagttgttcaacaagtttgcCCCAAACTATGACTTCAAAGAGCCTGATGATGTTGCTAATGCTGAGTTATTGGAAAATATCTTgcagttgaccaagtcgACTTTGGGAAATACTAGAGATGACTGGCCAACAGCCGAagagagaagaagatctttgttgttggaaaagttcaTGCAATACGATTACTCGTTTGTTATCTGCGTTTGGTATAACTTTTTGGCGTTACCAGTTGAAAGATTCCTTCAAATGTGCACTCACGGTGTTTTCTCCCATGTGGTGGAAAACTCCTTAACAGTGTTACCAGCCTCTATTACCGAACCCAAACCCACTCTGATTTTGAGAAAGAgatttttgaacttgttccAAAGTCATATTGTGAGATTGTCAATAAACTCCTATGGGTCACACATTGTGGATAAGTTATGGCACTTCACCATTTTGCTTAATATGTACAAAGACAGAATCGGATCAGAATTACAAGCTGATAGTCACAAGGTCAAAGAGAGTAAATATGGTAAATTGGTGTGGAAGAACTGGTCGATGGAGTTGTTTATGAGAAAGAAGTACGACTGGAAAACACTCATCAAGGAGCAGGAACAACAATACTATAGTGAAACTGGACAAGATAACCAAGACCAAGAAACCAGAATCAAGAAACCCAttgaattgaagttggaaaagatgCACAAAGAAAAATTAGGAAGAGAAGCTAATGGactcaaatccaagaatGCTTATGAGGAGAGACAAAAtaaaaagagaaagtttTAA